The proteins below are encoded in one region of Anaeromicrobium sediminis:
- a CDS encoding sensor histidine kinase — protein MRKKILTAFSLSLIIPIIINISLFYLINNSTVINNYLISDVKLNEKTIKDIEDIEIFLDKFTLKLEDNYSNINDYDTFYKEVFKNNKKYIYNVQIIDSKNMVLFDALNKNHINNKLFTKEEITPFTEDDNYRTATYIYKDNEIVATALISLKFNLGSYFEKYAYITLSISIFSLLILVGLIIFFSFKISKSISEPIKSLHLSAEAISQGNFNVSVPYNEKNEIGKFCSVFDNMRIELKNSFEEKKKYEESRKELFACISHDLRTPITSIKSYVEGLEQGLATNKEKQDRYLSVIKNKTNQLDKMIDDLFCLSQLEIGKFPMDFQVEDSNEIFTDIFNTFEIEFKDKPINFKINNPIPSVKLKCDKRRISQVISNIVENGKKYVGHDGLIQVSTVLEDTSLIISIKDNGSGIEPDNLPYVFDHFFTGEKSRTKKHGGTGLGLAICKQIIKAHGGHIWIESTVHIGTTVYFKLPFIV, from the coding sequence ATGAGAAAGAAAATATTAACTGCCTTTTCTCTATCCTTAATTATCCCCATAATTATTAATATTTCATTGTTTTATCTTATTAACAATTCTACTGTAATTAATAATTACCTAATTTCCGATGTGAAATTAAATGAGAAAACCATAAAAGACATTGAAGATATTGAAATATTCCTAGATAAATTCACATTAAAATTAGAAGATAATTATTCTAATATTAATGATTATGATACCTTTTACAAGGAAGTATTTAAGAATAATAAGAAATATATATATAATGTTCAAATTATAGATTCTAAAAATATGGTATTATTTGATGCTTTAAATAAAAATCATATTAATAATAAACTATTTACAAAAGAAGAAATAACACCTTTTACGGAAGATGATAACTATAGAACAGCTACATACATATATAAAGATAATGAAATAGTAGCTACTGCATTAATAAGTCTAAAATTTAATTTAGGTTCATACTTTGAGAAATATGCTTATATTACCCTGTCCATATCAATATTTTCCCTATTGATTTTAGTAGGATTAATAATATTTTTTTCTTTTAAAATATCTAAGAGTATATCAGAACCAATTAAATCCTTGCATTTATCAGCAGAGGCAATTTCACAGGGGAATTTTAATGTATCAGTTCCTTATAATGAAAAAAATGAAATAGGCAAGTTCTGTAGTGTTTTTGATAATATGAGAATTGAACTTAAAAACTCCTTTGAAGAAAAAAAGAAATATGAAGAATCTAGAAAGGAATTGTTTGCTTGTATCTCCCATGACCTACGTACACCAATCACATCTATAAAAAGCTACGTGGAAGGATTAGAACAGGGATTAGCTACAAATAAAGAAAAACAGGATAGATATTTATCCGTAATTAAAAACAAAACTAACCAGTTAGATAAAATGATAGATGATTTATTTTGCCTCTCTCAGCTCGAAATCGGTAAATTCCCCATGGATTTTCAAGTGGAAGATAGCAATGAAATCTTCACAGATATATTCAATACTTTTGAAATTGAATTTAAAGATAAACCTATAAATTTCAAAATAAATAATCCTATTCCATCTGTTAAATTAAAGTGTGATAAAAGAAGGATATCTCAAGTAATATCAAATATAGTTGAAAATGGAAAAAAATATGTGGGTCATGATGGACTCATTCAAGTATCTACTGTACTTGAAGATACTTCTTTAATTATTTCTATAAAAGATAACGGATCTGGTATAGAACCTGACAACTTACCTTATGTATTTGACCACTTTTTTACAGGTGAAAAATCTAGAACAAAAAAACATGGGGGTACTGGTCTAGGATTGGCTATCTGTAAACAAATAATAAAAGCCCACGGTGGACACATATGGATAGAAAGTACTGTACATATAGGTACTACTGTTTATTTCAAATTACCCTTTATAGTTTAA
- a CDS encoding HlyD family secretion protein has protein sequence MNKKIAVPIISILVIIMFITLGFKVFGAKDNVKEEIKTLTVENMNLESNIYTNGTVVTDEATKINYDGTGVVEKIFVKKGDEIKAGQVLAKLKSDQLENNIKLKNIQIEIEKSKLNQMVKEGDKSLVIALDNAKLQLEETKRNYDSNKILYEAGAVNKTELEKLKTAFHQAKNNFEEAEFKLKNSNTPSSIYVQRKTIESAILELNQLKEDLEKTTIKSSIDGTVTELKIKSGMAFKREDYMFYVQNFKKNEIVANISEADINKVKIGQRVKIKGNSIKGKTLFGKVSKIAPGTKNVEGKKQAYVEIRITLDEYVPDLRTGFSVNLVLNTAKKENAKVVKFEAISSDLEGNKFVNILKDDGSTKKVPVQIGIEGDVYVEIISDEIKVGDNLLMNEDYGNVEDAEEGMTLF, from the coding sequence ATGAATAAAAAAATAGCAGTTCCTATAATTTCTATACTAGTAATAATAATGTTTATCACCCTTGGTTTTAAAGTATTTGGTGCTAAGGATAATGTTAAAGAGGAGATTAAAACCCTAACAGTAGAAAATATGAATTTAGAAAGTAATATATATACAAATGGAACTGTAGTTACAGATGAAGCAACAAAGATAAATTATGATGGAACAGGCGTAGTTGAAAAAATCTTTGTGAAAAAAGGTGATGAGATAAAAGCTGGTCAAGTGTTGGCTAAACTAAAATCAGATCAGTTGGAAAATAATATTAAATTAAAAAACATACAAATTGAAATTGAGAAATCTAAATTGAACCAAATGGTAAAAGAAGGAGATAAATCCTTAGTAATTGCATTAGATAATGCTAAACTTCAGTTGGAAGAAACAAAGAGAAATTATGATTCAAACAAAATATTATACGAAGCTGGGGCAGTTAATAAAACTGAACTGGAAAAGTTAAAAACAGCCTTTCATCAAGCTAAAAATAATTTTGAAGAAGCAGAATTTAAATTAAAAAATTCAAATACTCCATCTAGTATATATGTGCAAAGAAAAACAATAGAATCGGCAATATTAGAACTTAATCAATTAAAAGAGGATTTAGAAAAAACTACTATTAAAAGCAGTATAGATGGAACTGTGACAGAATTAAAGATAAAAAGTGGCATGGCATTCAAAAGGGAAGATTATATGTTTTATGTACAAAATTTTAAGAAAAATGAAATTGTAGCCAATATATCAGAAGCGGACATCAATAAAGTAAAAATAGGTCAAAGGGTGAAAATCAAAGGAAATTCCATTAAGGGGAAGACCTTGTTTGGGAAAGTGTCTAAGATAGCCCCTGGGACCAAGAATGTAGAAGGAAAAAAGCAAGCATATGTGGAGATTAGAATCACATTAGATGAATATGTTCCTGATTTAAGAACGGGATTTTCAGTGAATTTAGTATTAAATACTGCAAAGAAGGAAAATGCCAAGGTTGTGAAATTTGAAGCCATTAGTTCTGACCTGGAAGGAAATAAATTTGTAAATATATTAAAGGATGATGGAAGCACAAAAAAAGTCCCAGTTCAGATTGGTATTGAAGGGGACGTGTATGTGGAAATTATTAGTGATGAAATAAAGGTTGGAGATAATTTGTTAATGAACGAAGATTATGGAAATGTGGAAGACGCAGAAGAAGGAATGACACTATTCTAG
- a CDS encoding response regulator transcription factor yields MHKEKILVVDDEIEIGEIIKDFLEMEGYEVILAFDGEEALEAFNIHNPKLVLLDIMLPKIDGMEVCRTIRSTSTVPILMLSAKSEDVDKILGLGFGADDYITKPFSSGVLIARVKSHLRRYTKFSTPNLNTNNTYEFDNIRISFTSHSVLIDDENIPFPAKEFQLLKYLILNENRVLTKEQIFSHIWGYNDYGDINTVNVHIRKVRQKIEKDPANPKYIKTIWRVGYKFSRE; encoded by the coding sequence ATGCACAAGGAAAAAATTTTAGTTGTAGATGATGAAATTGAAATTGGAGAAATCATAAAAGATTTTTTAGAAATGGAAGGATATGAAGTTATATTAGCCTTCGATGGAGAAGAAGCCTTAGAAGCTTTTAACATACACAATCCAAAATTAGTCCTATTAGATATTATGCTTCCGAAAATAGATGGAATGGAAGTATGTAGAACCATTCGTTCCACATCCACAGTGCCCATACTCATGTTAAGTGCTAAAAGTGAAGATGTAGATAAAATATTGGGTCTTGGATTTGGAGCAGATGATTATATAACAAAGCCTTTTAGTTCAGGAGTATTAATTGCAAGGGTTAAGTCTCACTTAAGAAGATATACTAAATTTTCAACTCCTAATTTAAATACTAATAATACTTATGAATTTGATAATATTAGGATCTCTTTTACTTCCCATTCAGTTCTTATAGACGATGAAAATATTCCTTTTCCAGCAAAGGAATTTCAACTTCTTAAATATTTAATATTAAACGAAAACAGAGTACTAACTAAGGAACAGATTTTTAGTCATATATGGGGATATAATGACTATGGAGATATAAATACAGTTAATGTTCATATAAGAAAAGTAAGACAAAAAATTGAAAAGGATCCTGCTAACCCAAAATACATAAAGACCATATGGCGAGTAGGATATAAGTTCTCTAGGGAATAG
- a CDS encoding LysM peptidoglycan-binding domain-containing protein: MFIGHKLEGTEDGYNIILQLDPNKSLVEFAKEFEHGDNEKDESLYDRIHKYVKKNFSNLKVANVKLVVGSLLLVSIPFANVSAFANSPVLEQSISKEQIINVKLDNEIQHYSQNPFVINGTAYVPLGEITKSVGGTTWSNVESKTIGVNKGDVKLAFVMGSSTARLNGKSIPMPEHYSINDSTMVPVKFIGEILGLNVGWDGESKTVILTTGGHIATETYTVQSGDSLWKIANKFNTSIDMIRSTNNLTSDVLQVGQKLALPKKPDSNPERDDEGNTGNMKTYTVQAGDSLWKIANKFNTSIDMIKITNNLTSDFLQVGQKLSIPNPTITETNPTTDNVATYIVQPGDTVNSIAKKVGTSPENILKYNYMDSDELLSAGETISVSAYAPRNYTITPGQEAAPLRKGKIVDWFREGQYLIKRNDVFTITDVDTGLQFKVKMMGGYNHSDIEPLTAADTQVMKQLFGTWTWAPRSVVIFHDGINIAASLAGMPHAQDTVANNNVTGHFDLYLSNSLSHNTGMPSESHEKMVQKAAK; encoded by the coding sequence ATGTTCATAGGTCATAAGCTAGAAGGAACTGAAGATGGTTATAATATTATTTTACAATTAGATCCTAATAAAAGCTTAGTTGAGTTTGCTAAGGAGTTTGAACATGGAGATAATGAAAAAGATGAATCCCTATATGATAGGATACATAAATATGTAAAGAAAAATTTTTCTAATCTTAAAGTAGCAAATGTTAAATTGGTAGTTGGTTCATTATTACTTGTTTCAATTCCTTTTGCAAATGTATCAGCCTTTGCTAATAGCCCTGTTCTTGAACAAAGTATAAGTAAGGAGCAAATAATTAACGTTAAATTAGACAATGAAATTCAACACTACAGCCAAAATCCTTTTGTGATTAATGGAACTGCTTATGTTCCCTTAGGAGAAATAACTAAATCTGTGGGTGGCACCACTTGGTCCAATGTAGAAAGCAAAACTATAGGTGTTAATAAGGGTGATGTAAAACTTGCATTTGTTATGGGATCTAGTACAGCTAGACTTAATGGAAAATCCATTCCCATGCCAGAACATTATAGTATAAATGATAGTACAATGGTTCCTGTAAAATTTATAGGTGAAATCCTAGGGCTAAATGTTGGATGGGATGGAGAAAGTAAGACAGTTATTTTAACTACAGGAGGACATATTGCCACTGAAACTTACACAGTACAATCAGGTGATAGCCTTTGGAAAATTGCAAATAAATTTAATACATCAATAGATATGATCCGGAGTACTAATAATTTAACAAGTGATGTTCTTCAAGTGGGTCAAAAATTAGCTCTTCCTAAAAAACCAGACTCAAATCCTGAAAGAGATGATGAAGGAAATACAGGAAATATGAAAACCTATACAGTACAAGCTGGTGATAGTCTTTGGAAAATTGCAAATAAATTTAATACATCAATAGATATGATTAAGATTACAAACAATTTAACGAGTGATTTTCTTCAAGTGGGTCAAAAACTATCTATTCCTAATCCTACTATTACAGAGACAAATCCAACTACAGATAATGTGGCAACCTATATAGTACAACCAGGAGATACGGTGAATAGTATTGCAAAAAAAGTAGGAACATCTCCTGAAAATATTTTAAAGTACAATTATATGGATAGTGATGAATTACTCAGCGCAGGAGAAACGATTTCAGTTTCAGCCTATGCTCCAAGGAATTATACAATTACTCCAGGGCAAGAGGCTGCTCCTTTAAGGAAGGGAAAAATTGTAGATTGGTTTAGGGAAGGACAATACTTAATAAAAAGAAATGATGTTTTTACTATTACAGATGTGGATACGGGTTTACAATTTAAAGTTAAAATGATGGGAGGGTATAATCATTCTGATATTGAGCCATTAACTGCTGCTGATACGCAAGTTATGAAACAACTATTTGGAACTTGGACATGGGCACCTAGATCTGTGGTAATTTTTCATGATGGAATAAATATAGCAGCATCTTTAGCCGGTATGCCCCATGCGCAAGATACAGTTGCCAATAATAATGTTACAGGACATTTTGATCTATACTTATCAAATAGCCTCTCACATAATACGGGAATGCCTAGTGAGTCCCATGAAAAGATGGTTCAAAAGGCAGCAAAGTGA
- a CDS encoding ABC transporter permease translates to MNILESIKMAILSVRSNKLRTILTMLGIIIGISSVITLVALGKGSQESMNKEFKNIGVNRATIYINEDEYVSEEINMDHNDLDAIKRIYGNEIEAVSFEQTLSGTMNLGRKTYNMNLSGVSSDYNKIDNFKITKGRFLIEGDVLAGRYSTVIESKLAKKFFPSMNPLGKRLTFDVDGQTLSYVIVGVYEKPKSRMMMGGGKETFNLYAPYTNVEQITGETTYNSLEVNVKSGENVKETMNSIVKLLEKRHDVVGKNKYVFYSAESEMKMVNKITGTMTTFISAIAAISLLVGGIGIMNIMLVSVTERTREIGIRKAIGANKQVILVQFLVEAIIVSGMGGLIGITLGSGLAYAVGSFIKITPKVGLNTICIAFAFSASIGIFFGLYPANKAANLNPIDALRYE, encoded by the coding sequence ATGAATATTTTAGAGAGTATAAAAATGGCTATTCTGTCTGTTCGCTCAAACAAGTTGAGAACCATACTAACCATGTTAGGAATAATAATAGGAATCTCTTCCGTAATAACATTAGTGGCCCTTGGAAAAGGCAGTCAGGAGTCCATGAATAAGGAATTTAAAAATATTGGTGTAAATAGAGCAACCATATATATTAATGAGGATGAATATGTAAGTGAAGAAATTAATATGGATCATAATGATTTAGATGCAATTAAAAGAATTTATGGAAATGAAATAGAGGCAGTATCTTTCGAGCAAACATTATCTGGAACTATGAATTTAGGCAGAAAAACTTATAATATGAATTTATCAGGAGTTAGTTCAGATTATAATAAAATAGATAATTTTAAAATCACAAAGGGGCGATTTTTAATTGAGGGTGATGTGTTAGCTGGGAGGTATTCTACTGTAATAGAGTCAAAATTGGCTAAGAAATTTTTCCCTTCCATGAATCCATTAGGAAAAAGGCTTACCTTTGACGTGGATGGTCAAACCCTTTCCTATGTGATAGTTGGTGTATATGAAAAACCAAAGAGTCGTATGATGATGGGGGGAGGAAAGGAGACTTTTAACCTATATGCACCCTATACTAATGTGGAACAAATTACAGGAGAGACAACCTATAATTCCCTAGAGGTAAATGTTAAAAGTGGAGAAAATGTTAAAGAGACTATGAATAGTATTGTAAAATTACTTGAAAAAAGACATGATGTGGTAGGCAAAAATAAATATGTTTTTTATTCAGCTGAAAGTGAAATGAAGATGGTAAACAAAATTACAGGTACCATGACCACATTCATAAGTGCCATTGCAGCCATATCTCTTTTAGTTGGTGGTATAGGAATAATGAATATTATGCTCGTATCCGTCACAGAGAGAACGAGAGAAATTGGTATAAGAAAGGCAATAGGAGCAAATAAACAAGTCATTTTAGTTCAATTTTTAGTAGAGGCTATAATTGTGTCAGGTATGGGAGGTCTTATAGGAATAACTTTAGGTTCAGGACTAGCATATGCAGTTGGATCATTTATTAAGATAACTCCTAAGGTGGGTTTAAATACCATATGTATAGCATTTGCATTCTCTGCTTCCATAGGTATATTCTTTGGATTGTACCCAGCAAATAAAGCTGCAAATTTAAATCCAATTGATGCTTTAAGGTATGAATAG
- a CDS encoding cold-shock protein codes for MMNGTVKWFNSEKGFGFITGEDGKDVFVHFSQIQKDGFKSLEEGEEVTFKVVEGQKGPQAEEVTPVR; via the coding sequence ATGATGAATGGTACAGTTAAATGGTTTAACTCAGAAAAAGGATTTGGATTTATTACAGGAGAAGACGGAAAAGACGTATTCGTACACTTCTCTCAAATTCAAAAAGATGGATTCAAGAGCTTAGAAGAAGGCGAAGAAGTAACTTTCAAGGTTGTTGAAGGTCAAAAAGGACCTCAAGCTGAAGAAGTAACTCCAGTTAGATAA
- a CDS encoding ABC transporter ATP-binding protein, whose translation MIKITGLRKTYKTGSIEFEALRGIDLHIKKGEFVAIIGPSGSGKSTLMNILGCLDGASSGEYLLNNNDVSMMNDKELAKIRNREIGFIFQSFNLLPRLSSLQNVELPLIYLGVPLKERTQRAEKSLSSVGLLDKKKNKPSELSGGQRQRIAIARALATNPSVVLADEPTGNLDSKTTDEIMGILKELNEGGNTIVMVTHEPEIAAQAKRVITVKDGLIVRDIYNN comes from the coding sequence ATGATTAAGATTACAGGTTTAAGAAAAACATATAAAACTGGAAGTATTGAATTTGAAGCCCTAAGAGGAATTGATCTGCACATAAAAAAAGGAGAATTTGTGGCCATCATTGGTCCTTCAGGGTCGGGGAAATCTACTTTAATGAATATTTTAGGGTGTCTTGATGGAGCTTCTTCTGGAGAATACCTTTTAAATAATAATGATGTTAGTATGATGAATGATAAGGAATTGGCAAAAATAAGGAATAGAGAAATAGGATTTATATTTCAGTCATTCAACTTGCTTCCCAGGTTATCATCACTTCAAAATGTGGAATTACCCCTAATATACTTGGGAGTACCACTAAAGGAACGAACCCAACGAGCAGAAAAATCCCTTTCCAGTGTGGGTTTATTAGATAAAAAAAAGAATAAACCTAGTGAGTTATCTGGTGGTCAAAGACAAAGGATTGCCATAGCTAGAGCCCTTGCAACTAATCCATCCGTTGTATTAGCCGATGAGCCTACGGGAAATCTAGATTCTAAGACAACGGATGAAATAATGGGCATATTAAAGGAACTAAATGAAGGCGGGAATACTATTGTAATGGTCACCCATGAACCTGAAATTGCTGCTCAAGCTAAAAGGGTAATAACAGTAAAAGATGGTTTAATTGTTCGAGATATATATAATAACTAA